The Aspergillus luchuensis IFO 4308 DNA, chromosome 7, nearly complete sequence genome has a segment encoding these proteins:
- the rho2 gene encoding putative Rho GTPase Rho 2 (COG:S;~EggNog:ENOG410PIRK;~InterPro:IPR005225,IPR001806,IPR027417,IPR003578;~PFAM:PF00025,PF08477,PF00071;~go_function: GO:0003924 - GTPase activity [Evidence IEA];~go_function: GO:0005525 - GTP binding [Evidence IEA];~go_process: GO:0007264 - small GTPase mediated signal transduction [Evidence IEA]) produces MAQQQTDNVMRRKLVIIGDGACGKTSLLSVFTLGYFPTHYVPTVFENYVTDCRVDGRSVQLALWDTAGQEDYERLRPLAYSKAHVILIGFSVDTPDSLENVKHKWIEEANERCPGVPIILVGLKKDLREDPLAVEEMRKKSLKFVTFKEGSDISTQIGARKYLECSSLTGEGVDDVFEAATRAALLTFDKRKSSCCIVL; encoded by the exons AG GAAGTTGGTGATCATCGGGGATGGTGCCTGCGGAAAGACCAGTCTGCTCAGCGTCTTCACCCTGGGCTATTTTCCAACC CACTAT GTTCCGACGGTGTTTGAGAATTACGTGACGGATTGCAGAGTGGATGGCCGTTCGGTTCAATTGGCACTATGGGATACTGCTGGTCAGGAAGATTACGAACGATTGCGTCCGCTCGCTTATTCCAAGGCGCATGTGATCCTTATTGGGTTCTCCGTGGACACGCCCGATTCGCTGGAGAACGTTAAACATAAG TGGATCGAAGAAGCGAACGAACGATGTCCGGGTGTTCCTATCATCCTTGTCGGGTTGAAGAAAGATCTGCGGGAAGATCCTTTGGCTGTCgaggagatgagaaagaagTCGCTAAAGTTCGTGACGTTCAAAGAAGGAAGCGACATCTCAACGCAGATCGGAGCTCGCAAGTATCTCGAGTGTTCCTCGTTAACCGGCGAGGGCGTCGACGATGTATTCGAGGCGGCCACGCGTGCCGCGCTCCTGACGTTCGACAAGCGAAAAAGCTCATGCTGCATTGTGCTATAA